In Massilistercora timonensis, the following are encoded in one genomic region:
- a CDS encoding DUF885 domain-containing protein produces MIHPLKIKFQKRTLLLGAVFFSLLLSAACLTFFLGRNPDRRFEDYAEALFRREVAGNTISLHFTLQDPAAYGIHDAPISLGQVSTDPKEISAAAENALALLHRHDRKKLSGENRLTYDLLEHSLSNSLRESAYALYEEPLSPLTGTQAQLPVLLSEYRFSNRDDVETYLKLLDQVPVYFQSILEFEEARSREGLFMSAQSADAVVEECRTFLELEEKNYLYSSFRERLKALSLSQEDLEAYCRENAAAVERSIFPAYQDLMDGILALRDTGKNSGGLCHFPEGENYYEILAAVETGSDRSVPELQALTRQQLAQDLLDLQEALEAYSGSGDGSISSDLFKPQGEMLSDTNPASILAYLKEKIKGEFPDPPQADTQIKYVQESMQEYLSPAFYLIPAIDNPGENVIYINSGHLGDDISLFTTLAHEGYPGHLYQTTYFAGQDPDPIRSLLDFGGYTEGWATYTEMMSYYYAPMDHDLATLMQKNASILLGLYALADMGIHYDGWSLLDTIAFFHSYGITETDVIEEIYQLILGDPANYLKYYIGYVEFLELKKEAIRRWGDDFSQEKFHKAVLEVGPAPFDLLREYVVGS; encoded by the coding sequence ATGATCCATCCATTGAAAATCAAATTTCAGAAACGCACTCTTCTTCTTGGGGCTGTCTTTTTTTCTCTTCTCCTGTCCGCCGCCTGCCTTACATTTTTCCTCGGAAGAAACCCCGACCGGCGGTTTGAAGACTACGCCGAAGCCTTGTTTCGCCGGGAGGTGGCCGGCAACACCATCTCCCTCCATTTCACCCTCCAGGATCCGGCCGCTTACGGGATCCATGACGCTCCCATTTCCCTGGGGCAGGTCAGCACGGACCCGAAAGAAATAAGCGCCGCCGCGGAAAATGCCCTGGCTCTGCTGCATCGGCACGACCGGAAAAAACTCTCCGGCGAAAACCGGCTGACCTACGATCTCCTGGAACATTCTCTTTCCAATTCCCTCCGGGAATCCGCCTATGCCCTCTACGAAGAACCCCTCTCGCCTCTTACCGGCACCCAGGCCCAGCTTCCGGTGCTTTTGTCGGAATACCGGTTCTCAAACCGGGACGACGTGGAGACATACTTAAAACTTCTGGATCAGGTGCCAGTCTATTTCCAGTCCATCCTGGAGTTCGAAGAGGCCCGCTCCCGGGAGGGACTCTTCATGTCTGCCCAAAGCGCCGACGCCGTGGTGGAAGAATGCCGGACATTCCTGGAACTGGAAGAGAAGAACTACCTGTATTCCTCCTTCCGGGAACGGCTAAAGGCGCTTTCCCTCTCCCAGGAAGACCTGGAAGCCTACTGCCGGGAAAATGCGGCCGCCGTGGAACGCTCCATCTTTCCCGCCTATCAGGATCTGATGGACGGCATCCTGGCCCTGCGGGATACCGGGAAAAATTCCGGCGGTCTGTGCCATTTTCCTGAAGGAGAAAACTACTATGAGATCCTGGCTGCTGTGGAGACCGGCTCGGACCGGTCGGTTCCGGAGCTTCAGGCCCTGACCCGGCAGCAGCTGGCCCAGGATCTTCTGGACCTTCAGGAAGCGCTGGAGGCTTACTCCGGCTCCGGGGATGGCAGCATTTCCTCCGATCTCTTCAAACCTCAGGGGGAAATGCTTTCCGACACCAATCCCGCCTCCATCCTGGCTTACCTGAAAGAAAAGATAAAGGGCGAATTCCCCGACCCGCCCCAGGCAGATACCCAGATCAAGTACGTGCAGGAATCCATGCAGGAATACTTAAGCCCTGCCTTCTACCTGATCCCGGCCATCGACAATCCCGGGGAAAATGTGATCTACATCAATTCCGGCCATCTTGGCGATGACATTTCCCTCTTCACCACTCTGGCTCATGAAGGCTATCCCGGGCACCTTTACCAGACCACCTATTTCGCCGGGCAGGATCCAGACCCCATCCGCAGCCTTCTGGATTTTGGCGGTTATACTGAGGGCTGGGCCACGTATACTGAGATGATGAGTTATTATTACGCGCCTATGGACCATGACCTGGCCACTCTGATGCAGAAAAACGCCTCCATCCTGCTGGGGCTCTACGCTTTGGCCGATATGGGGATCCACTACGACGGCTGGAGCCTTTTGGACACCATCGCCTTCTTCCACAGCTACGGCATCACCGAGACCGATGTGATCGAAGAAATCTATCAGCTGATCCTGGGGGATCCGGCCAACTATCTGAAATACTATATCGGATATGTAGAATTCCTGGAATTAAAGAAAGAAGCCATCCGCCGGTGGGGCGATGACTTTAGCCAGGAAAAGTTCCACAAAGCCGTGCTGGAGGTAGGGCCTGCGCCCTTCGATCTGCTGCGGGAATACGTAGTAGGATCGTAA
- the metG gene encoding methionine--tRNA ligase, with the protein MFKEENQQMEKPKYYITTAIAYTSGKPHIGNTYEIVLADAIARYKRSKGFDVFFQTGTDEHGQKIELKAEEAGVTPKEFVDNVAGEIKKIWDLMNTSYDKFIRTTDEDHERQVQKIFKKMYEKGDIYKGYYEGMYCTPCESFFTESQLVDGKCPDCGRPVQPAREEAYFFKMSKYADRLIEHINTHPEFIQPVSRKNEMMNNFLLPGLQDLCVSRTSFKWGIPVDFDPGHVVYVWLDALTNYITGIGYDCDGESSDLFKKNWPADLHLIGKDIIRFHTIYWPIFLMSLDLPLPKQVFGHPWLLQGDGKMSKSKGNVLYADELVDFFGVDAVRYFVLHEMPFENDGVITWELMVERMNSDLANTLGNLVNRTVSMANKYFGGVVADKGVAEEVDADLKAVVENTPKAVDARMDDLRVADAMTEIFNLFKRCNKYIDETMPWALAKDEAKKDRLETVLNNLIESIKVGAELLAPYMPETAEKILAQLGDGKVTEKPEILFARLDLEEVMKKVEELHPPVEDEADSTAGDDAAVIDLEPKPEITFEDFGKMQFQVGEIIACEAVPKSKKLLCSQVKVGSQVKQIVSGIKAHYTPEEMVGKKVMVLTNLKPAKLAGVVSEGMLLCAEDADGNLALVTPEREMPAGAEIC; encoded by the coding sequence ATTTTCAAGGAGGAGAATCAGCAAATGGAAAAACCAAAGTATTATATCACAACGGCCATTGCCTACACGTCCGGCAAGCCCCACATCGGCAATACCTATGAGATCGTGCTGGCGGACGCCATCGCCCGGTATAAAAGAAGCAAGGGCTTTGACGTGTTCTTCCAGACCGGAACCGACGAGCACGGCCAGAAGATCGAGCTGAAAGCGGAGGAAGCAGGCGTTACGCCAAAGGAATTCGTGGACAATGTGGCCGGGGAGATCAAGAAGATCTGGGATCTGATGAACACTTCCTATGATAAATTCATCCGCACCACGGACGAAGACCATGAGCGCCAGGTGCAGAAGATCTTCAAGAAAATGTATGAGAAAGGCGACATTTACAAAGGGTATTATGAGGGCATGTACTGCACTCCCTGCGAGTCTTTCTTCACCGAGTCCCAGCTGGTGGACGGCAAATGTCCCGACTGCGGACGTCCGGTGCAGCCGGCCAGGGAGGAGGCCTATTTTTTCAAGATGAGCAAATATGCGGATCGGCTGATCGAGCATATTAACACCCATCCGGAATTCATCCAGCCCGTATCCCGGAAAAATGAGATGATGAACAACTTCCTGCTGCCGGGCCTGCAGGATCTGTGCGTGTCCCGGACCTCCTTCAAATGGGGGATCCCGGTGGATTTCGATCCCGGCCACGTAGTCTACGTATGGCTGGATGCGCTGACCAACTACATCACCGGGATCGGCTACGACTGTGACGGAGAGAGCTCAGACCTGTTTAAGAAAAACTGGCCGGCGGATCTCCACTTGATCGGCAAAGACATCATCCGGTTCCACACCATTTACTGGCCCATCTTCCTGATGTCCCTGGATCTGCCCCTGCCCAAGCAGGTGTTCGGCCATCCCTGGCTTCTTCAGGGAGACGGCAAGATGAGCAAGTCCAAGGGAAATGTGCTGTATGCCGATGAGCTGGTAGATTTCTTCGGCGTGGACGCGGTGCGCTATTTCGTGCTTCATGAGATGCCTTTTGAAAATGACGGCGTGATCACCTGGGAACTGATGGTGGAGCGGATGAACTCCGATCTGGCCAACACCCTGGGCAATCTGGTGAACCGGACCGTCTCCATGGCCAACAAATATTTTGGCGGCGTGGTGGCAGACAAAGGCGTAGCAGAGGAGGTGGACGCAGACCTTAAGGCGGTTGTGGAGAACACACCCAAGGCTGTGGACGCCCGGATGGACGATCTGCGGGTAGCGGACGCCATGACGGAGATCTTCAATCTGTTCAAGCGCTGCAACAAATACATCGACGAGACCATGCCCTGGGCGCTGGCCAAGGACGAGGCAAAGAAAGACCGGCTGGAGACGGTGCTCAACAACCTGATCGAGAGCATCAAAGTAGGGGCAGAGCTTCTGGCGCCCTATATGCCGGAGACTGCAGAGAAGATCCTGGCACAGCTGGGGGACGGCAAAGTCACCGAGAAACCGGAGATCCTGTTCGCCAGACTGGATCTGGAGGAAGTGATGAAGAAAGTCGAAGAACTGCACCCGCCGGTAGAAGACGAGGCAGACAGTACGGCCGGGGACGATGCGGCAGTTATCGATCTGGAGCCCAAGCCGGAGATCACCTTCGAAGACTTTGGGAAAATGCAGTTCCAGGTAGGAGAGATCATCGCCTGCGAGGCGGTGCCCAAATCCAAGAAGCTTCTGTGTTCCCAGGTAAAAGTAGGAAGCCAGGTGAAGCAGATCGTGTCCGGGATCAAGGCTCATTACACCCCGGAAGAGATGGTAGGAAAGAAAGTCATGGTACTGACCAACTTAAAGCCTGCCAAGCTGGCCGGCGTGGTGTCAGAAGGAATGCTACTGTGCGCGGAAGACGCCGACGGCAATCTGGCACTTGTGACCCCGGAACGGGAAATGCCTGCCGGAGCGGAGATCTGTTAA
- a CDS encoding diaminopimelate dehydrogenase — translation MDKIRIGIVGYGNIGRGVELAVARNQDMELKAVFTRRDPSTVKILTEGAAVKHMDEMLSMKDEIDVMMLCGGSATDLPVMGPEIVKNFNTIDSFDTHARIPEYFANVDKAAKEGGKVGIISVGWDPGMFSLNRLYAESILTEGSTYTFWGKGVSQGHSDAIRRVKGVKNGIQYTVPVEAAVEQVRSGSEPKLTTRDKHLRECYVVPEEGADLAEIEQAIKTMPNYFDDYDTTVTFITEEELKKNHSKMPHGGFVIRSGKTGVEGNNHIIEYSLKLDSNPEFTASVLACYARAAYRLAKAGESGAKTVFDIAPALLSVKTPEELRAELL, via the coding sequence ATGGATAAGATCAGAATTGGAATTGTAGGATATGGAAATATCGGGAGAGGCGTGGAACTTGCTGTCGCCCGCAATCAGGATATGGAGCTGAAAGCCGTATTTACCCGGAGGGATCCGTCCACGGTCAAGATCCTGACAGAAGGCGCGGCAGTGAAGCATATGGATGAAATGCTGTCTATGAAGGACGAGATCGATGTAATGATGCTTTGCGGAGGTTCCGCTACAGACCTGCCGGTTATGGGACCGGAAATCGTGAAGAATTTCAATACCATCGACAGCTTTGACACCCACGCGCGGATTCCGGAGTATTTTGCAAATGTGGATAAGGCGGCCAAAGAAGGCGGAAAAGTAGGGATCATTTCCGTGGGCTGGGATCCGGGAATGTTTTCCCTGAACCGGCTTTACGCAGAATCCATCCTGACCGAGGGAAGCACCTATACTTTCTGGGGAAAAGGTGTAAGTCAGGGACACTCTGACGCCATCCGCCGGGTAAAGGGCGTGAAGAACGGGATCCAGTACACGGTTCCTGTTGAGGCAGCAGTAGAGCAGGTGAGAAGTGGAAGCGAGCCGAAGCTCACCACCCGGGACAAGCATCTGCGGGAATGTTACGTGGTTCCGGAAGAAGGCGCTGATCTGGCAGAGATCGAGCAGGCCATCAAGACCATGCCCAACTATTTTGATGATTACGATACTACCGTAACCTTTATCACCGAGGAAGAACTGAAGAAAAACCACAGCAAAATGCCTCACGGAGGATTTGTGATCCGCAGCGGCAAGACAGGCGTTGAGGGAAATAATCACATCATCGAATATTCCCTGAAGCTGGATTCCAATCCGGAATTTACCGCAAGCGTGCTGGCTTGCTATGCCAGAGCCGCATATCGTCTCGCGAAAGCCGGTGAAAGCGGCGCAAAGACCGTGTTCGATATCGCGCCGGCGCTGCTGTCTGTAAAGACGCCGGAAGAATTGCGGGCAGAACTGCTGTAG
- a CDS encoding TatD family hydrolase: MIFDTHAHYDDEQFDTDRRELLLSMESEGVGTIVNVSASYDSCEKIAAMAREYPFLYAAVGIHPDEVGALNEDSFARMRELFRQDKVVAVGEIGLDYYWDKEAHKQQKYWFIRQLELARELNLPVVIHSREAAADTMEIMKKYAVGLAGVIHCFSYSREQAKEYVKMGFYVGIGGVVTFKNARKVKEVVEAIPLESILLETDCPYLAPVPYRGKRNDSRYIRYVAEEIARIKNISYEEVVDQTEQNARKMYRL; the protein is encoded by the coding sequence ATGATTTTTGATACGCATGCGCACTATGACGATGAACAATTTGATACGGATCGGCGGGAATTGCTTCTTTCTATGGAGTCGGAAGGGGTTGGAACAATTGTCAATGTAAGTGCTTCTTATGATTCCTGCGAGAAAATTGCAGCTATGGCCCGGGAATACCCCTTTTTGTATGCTGCGGTAGGGATTCATCCGGACGAGGTGGGGGCTTTGAACGAAGATTCTTTTGCCCGGATGCGGGAACTGTTCCGGCAGGATAAGGTGGTGGCTGTGGGCGAGATCGGCCTGGATTATTACTGGGACAAAGAAGCTCACAAGCAGCAGAAATACTGGTTTATCCGACAGCTGGAGCTGGCAAGGGAACTGAATCTTCCAGTGGTGATCCACAGCCGGGAAGCAGCGGCGGATACTATGGAGATCATGAAGAAATATGCCGTCGGGCTTGCCGGGGTGATTCACTGTTTTTCCTATTCCAGGGAACAGGCCAAAGAGTATGTAAAAATGGGTTTCTATGTCGGGATCGGAGGAGTTGTCACCTTTAAAAATGCCAGAAAAGTTAAAGAAGTGGTGGAAGCGATCCCCCTGGAATCCATTTTGCTGGAGACGGACTGCCCTTACCTGGCGCCAGTTCCCTATCGGGGAAAACGCAATGATTCCCGCTATATCCGGTATGTTGCGGAGGAAATTGCCCGGATCAAAAACATTTCCTATGAGGAAGTGGTGGATCAGACAGAGCAAAACGCCCGGAAAATGTATCGCCTGTGA
- the rsmA gene encoding 16S rRNA (adenine(1518)-N(6)/adenine(1519)-N(6))-dimethyltransferase RsmA, whose protein sequence is MSREKLGNPQNTIEILQKYHFTFQKKFGQNFLIDTHVLDKIIRSAEITKEDMVLEIGPGIGTMTQYLAEAAGKVVAVEIDRNLIPILSETLKDYDNVRIINEDVLKVDIRKLAEEENGGRPIKVVANLPYYITTPIIMGLFENQVPVESITVMVQKEVAQRMQTGPGSKDYGALSLAVQYYADPYIVANVPPNCFMPRPKVGSAVIRLTRHAVPPVDVEDEKLMFAVIRAAFNQRRKTLYNGLKNSGEFEEEIIREAIEQLGKGANVRGEVLTLEEFARLSNHIKNRQKG, encoded by the coding sequence ATGAGCAGGGAAAAACTGGGGAATCCGCAGAATACCATTGAGATTCTGCAGAAATATCATTTCACATTTCAGAAAAAGTTCGGACAGAATTTCTTGATTGATACCCATGTGCTGGACAAGATCATCCGGTCGGCAGAGATTACAAAAGAAGATATGGTCCTGGAGATCGGGCCGGGCATCGGCACCATGACCCAGTATCTGGCGGAGGCCGCCGGGAAGGTGGTGGCGGTGGAGATTGACCGCAACCTGATCCCCATTCTCTCGGAGACGCTGAAGGATTATGACAATGTCCGGATCATCAACGAGGACGTGCTGAAAGTGGACATCCGCAAACTTGCAGAGGAGGAAAATGGAGGGCGCCCCATCAAGGTGGTGGCCAACCTGCCTTACTATATCACCACGCCGATCATCATGGGGCTTTTTGAAAATCAGGTTCCGGTGGAGAGTATCACCGTGATGGTGCAAAAGGAAGTGGCCCAGCGGATGCAGACGGGACCGGGCAGCAAGGACTACGGTGCTTTGTCCCTGGCGGTGCAGTATTATGCCGATCCTTATATCGTGGCAAATGTTCCGCCCAATTGTTTCATGCCCCGTCCCAAGGTTGGTTCTGCGGTGATCCGGCTGACCAGGCACGCGGTCCCGCCGGTGGACGTGGAGGATGAGAAGCTGATGTTCGCCGTCATCCGGGCGGCCTTCAATCAGCGGCGCAAAACCCTCTACAATGGGTTGAAAAATTCTGGAGAATTTGAAGAAGAGATCATCAGAGAAGCAATTGAACAGCTTGGAAAAGGCGCGAATGTACGGGGAGAAGTCCTGACGCTGGAAGAGTTTGCCAGGCTGAGCAATCATATAAAAAACAGACAGAAAGGATGA
- a CDS encoding citrate/2-methylcitrate synthase, whose translation MTMGKSVETALFEITPEIQHFAEICEEKNAIDKELYTKYEVKRGLRDLNGKGVLAGLTNISDVCATKIVDGKEVPCAGNLYYRGYNIKDLVQGFLKEKHFGFEEISYLLLFGELPDEKELKLFHETLVERRTLPPNFVRDIIMKAPSRDMMNSISRSILNLYSYDAKADDTTIPNVLRQCLNLISQFPMLMVYGYHAYNYRVGEDLFIYAPSPELSTAENILMMLREDRKYTKLEAKILDMALVLHMDHGGGNNSTFTTHVVTSSGTDTYSTMAAAMASLKGPKHGGANIKVTQMFEDMKQQLSDWEDEDAVRAYLCDLLDKKAFDKKGLIYGMGHAVYSVSDPRADIFKKFVKQLAKEKGYEKEYALYELVEHMAPEVIGEKRKIYKGVNANVDFYSGLVYSMLNLPKSLYTPIFAAARIVGWSAHRLEELKNVDKIIRPAYKALADHREYIPLEER comes from the coding sequence ATGACTATGGGAAAAAGCGTAGAGACAGCATTGTTTGAGATCACGCCGGAGATCCAGCATTTCGCGGAGATCTGTGAGGAGAAAAATGCTATCGACAAGGAGCTGTATACAAAGTACGAGGTAAAAAGAGGTCTTCGAGATCTGAACGGAAAAGGCGTCCTGGCAGGACTTACCAACATTTCCGACGTGTGCGCCACCAAGATCGTGGACGGCAAGGAAGTTCCCTGCGCGGGCAACCTCTATTACCGGGGCTACAACATCAAGGATCTGGTGCAGGGCTTTCTGAAAGAGAAGCATTTTGGATTCGAGGAGATCTCCTATCTGCTGCTTTTTGGCGAGCTTCCGGACGAGAAGGAGCTGAAGCTCTTCCATGAGACCCTGGTGGAGCGGCGCACCCTGCCCCCCAATTTTGTGCGGGACATTATCATGAAGGCGCCCAGCCGGGACATGATGAACAGCATTTCCCGGTCCATCCTGAACCTGTATTCTTATGACGCCAAGGCGGATGACACCACGATCCCCAACGTGCTGCGGCAGTGCCTGAACCTGATCAGCCAGTTCCCCATGCTGATGGTGTACGGCTATCATGCTTACAACTACCGGGTGGGAGAGGACCTGTTCATCTATGCTCCTTCACCGGAGCTGTCCACGGCGGAAAATATCCTGATGATGCTTCGGGAAGACCGGAAATATACCAAGCTGGAGGCCAAGATCCTGGACATGGCGCTGGTACTGCATATGGACCACGGCGGCGGAAATAACTCCACGTTCACCACCCACGTAGTCACCTCTTCAGGAACGGATACATATTCCACCATGGCGGCGGCTATGGCTTCCCTGAAGGGACCTAAGCACGGCGGTGCCAACATCAAGGTGACCCAGATGTTTGAGGATATGAAGCAGCAGCTTTCCGACTGGGAGGATGAGGACGCTGTGCGGGCTTACCTCTGCGACCTGCTGGATAAGAAGGCGTTTGACAAGAAGGGTCTGATCTATGGAATGGGACATGCGGTCTACTCTGTCTCCGACCCGAGAGCAGATATTTTCAAGAAATTTGTAAAACAGCTGGCAAAGGAGAAGGGCTATGAGAAAGAGTACGCCCTCTACGAGCTGGTAGAGCATATGGCTCCGGAAGTGATCGGGGAGAAGCGCAAGATCTACAAAGGCGTCAATGCCAACGTGGACTTCTACAGCGGACTGGTGTACAGCATGCTGAACCTGCCCAAGTCCCTGTATACGCCGATCTTCGCGGCGGCCCGTATCGTAGGATGGAGCGCCCACAGACTGGAAGAGCTGAAAAATGTAGACAAGATCATCCGTCCGGCCTACAAGGCCCTGGCGGACCACAGAGAGTACATTCCGCTGGAAGAGCGCTAA
- a CDS encoding alpha/beta fold hydrolase has product MTKREFAYPSRDGATRIHAIEWIPEGEITGILQICHGMVEYIDRYDEFARYLADRGIYVVGHDHLGHGKSVCTEEDHGHFDEMKGNSYVVGDIHVLRQRTMKKYPGIPYFILGHSMGSFLVRQYLPLYGQGLAGAIVMGTGSQPMAVLAAGQLLCRILAAVKGWRYRSRLIDEMCLGVYRSHFKETGGDWVTSDRELWEKYASDPLCNFRFTLGGYYQMLEGMRKMQRPGSLKRIPKDLPIFFVSGEDDPVGAFGKNVRKVCKKYRVAGLEHVELQLYRDDRHEILNETDRDKVYEDLYLWITENLQ; this is encoded by the coding sequence ATGACTAAGAGAGAGTTTGCCTATCCGTCCCGGGACGGGGCCACCAGGATCCACGCCATCGAGTGGATCCCGGAGGGAGAGATCACAGGGATCCTGCAGATCTGCCACGGGATGGTGGAGTACATTGACCGGTATGATGAATTCGCCAGGTATTTGGCGGACAGAGGGATTTACGTGGTGGGCCACGATCACCTGGGCCATGGAAAATCTGTCTGCACCGAGGAGGATCACGGCCATTTTGATGAGATGAAAGGGAATAGTTATGTGGTGGGAGACATCCATGTGCTGCGGCAGCGGACCATGAAAAAATATCCCGGGATTCCCTATTTCATCCTGGGGCACAGCATGGGATCCTTCCTGGTGCGCCAGTATCTTCCCCTGTACGGCCAGGGGCTTGCCGGCGCCATTGTCATGGGCACCGGGAGCCAGCCCATGGCAGTGCTAGCCGCAGGCCAGCTTCTGTGCCGGATCCTGGCGGCGGTGAAGGGGTGGCGGTACCGCAGCCGCCTGATCGACGAGATGTGCCTGGGAGTTTACCGCAGTCATTTTAAGGAGACCGGGGGCGACTGGGTCACCTCCGACCGGGAACTCTGGGAGAAATATGCCTCGGATCCGCTGTGTAATTTCCGGTTTACCCTGGGCGGCTACTATCAGATGCTGGAGGGAATGCGTAAGATGCAACGCCCCGGCAGCCTGAAGCGGATCCCAAAGGACCTGCCCATCTTCTTTGTATCAGGAGAAGACGATCCGGTGGGCGCGTTTGGTAAGAACGTCCGCAAGGTCTGCAAGAAGTACCGGGTAGCAGGACTTGAACATGTGGAACTTCAATTGTACCGGGACGATCGGCATGAGATCCTGAACGAGACGGACCGGGACAAGGTCTATGAAGATCTGTATCTTTGGATAACGGAGAATCTGCAATAG
- a CDS encoding sporulation initiation factor Spo0A C-terminal domain-containing protein, with product MPDLEIELLIRSLGINATYRGYRYLCYGIKLCLENEDYLLCVSKLLYPEIAKAFRTSSSSVERDLRTVIRVCWERGNVGLLRSIALQPLDGRPTAGEFLDILVTYLQHSRIMSVF from the coding sequence ATGCCTGATCTGGAAATCGAACTGCTTATTCGTTCTCTCGGGATCAATGCAACGTATCGGGGATATCGATATCTTTGTTATGGAATTAAATTATGCTTGGAAAATGAAGACTATCTGCTGTGCGTCAGTAAACTGCTTTATCCAGAGATTGCCAAAGCCTTTCGCACATCCAGCAGCAGTGTAGAACGCGATCTCCGTACTGTGATCCGGGTCTGCTGGGAACGGGGAAATGTTGGTCTTCTCCGCTCCATTGCGCTACAGCCTCTGGATGGCAGACCGACAGCCGGAGAATTTCTGGATATTCTTGTCACTTATCTTCAGCACTCCCGCATAATGTCCGTCTTTTAG
- a CDS encoding LysM peptidoglycan-binding domain-containing protein codes for MSIHGIDVSGHQGNIDWRKVKASGIQFAMLRAGYGANTVDSEFERNAHGCMEEGIPFGVYWFSYAYTPEMARREAEKCISVIREYKVQYPVCYDFEYDSVRYAQQNGVRVTRTLATRLVEAFCGRVEELGYFAMYYSNLDYLERMFAPELRRKYALWYARYASAPGETGIGMWQYRDDGRVDGIRGNVDMDIAYKDFARVISKEGLNHLKRPESTPDSATPEPNDVIRYVVKKGDTLSAIAKQHGITLQRLISYNHITDPDRIYPGDVIDIPHGENVSAMRFYTVKPGDTLSGIAKKHQTTVKKLQQLNKIKDPDRIYPGQIIQIR; via the coding sequence ATGAGTATTCATGGGATTGATGTAAGCGGGCATCAGGGAAACATCGACTGGCGGAAAGTGAAGGCCTCCGGCATCCAGTTTGCCATGCTGCGGGCGGGATACGGAGCAAATACCGTGGACAGCGAATTTGAAAGAAACGCTCACGGCTGTATGGAAGAGGGAATCCCCTTTGGCGTCTACTGGTTTTCCTATGCCTATACGCCGGAGATGGCCCGCCGGGAGGCGGAGAAATGCATTTCCGTGATCCGGGAGTATAAGGTGCAGTATCCGGTATGTTATGATTTCGAGTATGATTCCGTGCGCTACGCTCAGCAAAATGGGGTTCGGGTTACCCGGACGCTGGCCACCCGGCTGGTAGAGGCTTTCTGCGGCCGGGTAGAAGAGCTGGGATATTTCGCCATGTATTACAGCAACCTGGATTATCTGGAGCGGATGTTCGCCCCAGAATTAAGAAGGAAATACGCCCTGTGGTATGCCCGGTACGCCTCCGCCCCGGGGGAGACTGGCATCGGGATGTGGCAGTACCGGGACGACGGGCGGGTAGACGGGATCCGGGGAAATGTAGATATGGATATCGCCTATAAAGATTTCGCCCGGGTGATCTCCAAAGAAGGATTAAATCACCTGAAGAGGCCGGAATCCACGCCAGATTCTGCGACTCCCGAGCCTAACGACGTAATCCGGTACGTGGTAAAGAAAGGCGATACCTTAAGCGCCATCGCAAAGCAGCACGGGATCACCCTGCAGCGGCTGATCTCCTACAATCACATCACGGATCCGGACCGGATCTATCCGGGAGACGTGATCGATATTCCCCACGGGGAAAATGTCTCGGCAATGCGGTTCTATACCGTGAAGCCGGGGGATACTTTAAGCGGGATCGCGAAGAAGCACCAGACAACGGTAAAGAAGCTGCAGCAGCTAAACAAGATCAAAGATCCAGACCGGATCTATCCCGGGCAGATCATTCAGATCCGATAG
- a CDS encoding response regulator transcription factor — MAKVLVCDDDKEIVEAIDIYLTQEGYEVFKAYDGQEALEVLKKESVDLLVIDVMMPRLDGIRATLKIREENNIPIIILSAKSEDADKILGLNVGADDYVTKPFNPLELVARVKSQLRRYTQLGSTAQPAGEKIYATGGLMINDDLKEVTVDGEPVKLTPIEYNILLLLVKNQGKVFSIDQIYESIWNEDAIGVDNTVAVHIRHIREKIEINPKEPRYLKVVWGVGYKVEKF; from the coding sequence ATGGCAAAAGTCTTAGTATGTGATGATGATAAGGAGATCGTAGAGGCGATCGATATTTACCTGACTCAGGAGGGCTATGAGGTGTTCAAGGCCTACGACGGGCAGGAGGCATTAGAAGTGTTGAAGAAGGAGTCGGTGGATCTTCTGGTGATCGACGTGATGATGCCCCGGTTGGACGGGATCCGGGCTACGCTGAAGATCCGGGAGGAGAACAATATCCCGATCATCATCCTGTCGGCCAAGTCCGAAGATGCGGACAAGATTCTGGGGCTCAATGTAGGAGCGGATGACTATGTGACGAAGCCCTTTAATCCGCTGGAACTGGTGGCCCGGGTGAAGTCCCAGCTGCGGCGTTACACCCAGCTTGGAAGCACGGCCCAGCCTGCGGGAGAGAAGATCTACGCCACCGGCGGGCTGATGATCAACGACGACTTAAAGGAAGTGACGGTGGACGGGGAGCCGGTGAAGCTGACCCCCATCGAGTATAATATCCTGCTGCTTTTGGTCAAGAATCAGGGGAAGGTATTTTCTATTGACCAGATTTATGAAAGCATCTGGAACGAGGATGCGATTGGCGTAGATAATACGGTAGCAGTACATATCCGCCATATAAGGGAGAAAATTGAGATCAATCCCAAGGAGCCTCGATATCTGAAAGTGGTGTGGGGCGTGGGATATAAGGTGGAGAAGTTTTAG